The genomic window aaaaaagatgtGACTAGGTATGGCGCAACCGCCTGATTTGAGATGTGGATTGGTGTGGCTTGCCATTGTTTTTGTCGCACCAACCTTCCGAGACGGGGTTTTTGAGCGAGTCGAGATACCGCCCTTGAAAAGATAGCGATTTTTTAATAGACCCAGACTTACCTTAACAGACTTGCAGTAGAGCCGAAGTTCTAATGTGGACAGTAAGGGAACGTGTTCTCCGGAAGGGTGCATACGGTTTGCATATGCAGTCAGTGACCTTGGAGCTTGCTTTGGGTTACTTGGACAGCAGCAGGAGGTTAGTCATTGAACAGAATCGATTTTGTGCAAAAGCAGGTGATTGAACAATAATAAACAAGTAGCTCGCTCGCTTGTGTAGCCTTCAATCTGCAAGAGCAGGACAAACACCTAACAAACAAAACAGCATTTGCTTAACACAGacagtctagtctagttctaggtctagttccCTCTACCATCTTTGTCGttgctctctctctctctgtttgagaaaaaagaaagaaagaaaaagagtcgAGAAATCACTCCTCTGCTGACAATTTGGCTGCTTCCTGATTCAGATCGATCAATCAATTGTCTTGAATCCGATCATCGCCAAAAATCGGCAACGCTGTGTCACAATAACGCACAGCTGCAAAGCGACCGATTCCATCCTCGTTTACATAATATTTCTCAATCTGGAACGTCACTCTCCACACACCCTCCAGTCCCGATCTAACAGCGACTCATTCTGCTGCCTATTCCTTCGATCATTCCATGCCAACTTTTTCCCCCTTTCTCGCCCGCGGTTGAACCCGACGTCGACCATCACCGCTACCGCATATTTTCAATCGGGCACATCGCACAACAGTCGGCTCGGGTGCCCACGAGGGCAGATAGAcacacagaaaaaaaacaaaaaaacattcAGCCGCAACAATGTCGTCGTTTCTAGAGCGCCAGCAAAAGGCCATGGCCGCGAGCCTTGCAGGCGCGGCATCCAAACTGAGCGGTGCCTCAAAACCCAACAGCCTCAAGCGACCGCCGCCCTCTCCATCACCGTCGGTAACATCGACAACATCTGCGGCGCCAGGTAACGATGGCTCGGGCTCGACGCCGAAAAAGATCAAGCGCGAGACCACGGCCACCATCTTCTCGCAACCGGCGCAGACGGGCTACGGAACGGAGCTGGGATCCAACATCATCTACATTGTCGACAACCTCAAGGAGCACGGCAAGCCGAAGTCGCTCGATGATGTCCTCGGCCACGTCAACCTGCACCGACGCGACGACAACTTCAAGCGGGCCGTCGTCGAGACGCTCAAGGCCCACACAAAGGTTAACTTTATCCGCGATCCCAAGGCCGAGGCGGCAGACCCGGAGAATGCCTGGAAGACGGGCAAGTACGAGCATTTGCCCATCATCCCGGGAGTCAAGGACGAGACGTCGCTCCTCAGGTACCTCAGCGAGCGCAAAACGGCGCAGGGCGTCAGCGTCAAGGATCTCAAGGACGGCTGGCCCAGCTGCGACGAGACCATCACCAAGCTCGAGAAGGCTCACAAGCTGCTCGTCGTACGGACCAAGAAGGACGGTGTTGCCAGGACAGTGTGGATCGACGACCCGTCGCTGCACCATGATGTCGATGCCGAGTTCAAGCTCATGTGGCACCGCGTCGAGGTGCCGCCCCTCGAGGATATTGTGCGCAAGCTGGCCGCTGCCGGCCAAAAGCCCACCAGCGACGACCCCCAACTCAAGGTTCACGCCGTCGCCAAGGAcaccaagaagaacaagaagaggGCCGTCAACATCAAGAAGATGACAAATGTTCACATGGCTGGGCTGCTCAAGAATTTCGACCACATCAAGAAGTAGATGATCTGGTTGGCTGGATGAAACTGAGACGAATTGTGTAggcttttttgttgtttgtggtttttttttttgttttttttctcgttcaCGTGAGACTGAGTGCACTGCTCTATATCTACACAGATTGCAGAAATATCACACATAGGCGTTACGGAGGCTGGGATTAACAAAAGTACATACACCATGGGTTGGTTACACAGGAAATCATCGTTCGGGCTGGGTTGGGTTTGGGTGATTGCATTTGAAGcgttctgttttttttttcttctttttttccccttttttaTCAAAAACTAGATACCCTCAAAGGACTATAATGCAACAATTCGTGTCTATACCGAGGCTCTGTACTTTGTGCTTGAATACCATTTTCTTGCTCAAATGTCGCTTCGCATGTAACGCTAACTAATGACGTCTATGGTCGCTTTTGGGGGAAATAGGAGAGCTTTTACTTTTCGCTGTCCTTTCCTCCCATCATGACCCCACCAACGAAGACATGTGTTCACGTTGTATCCTCTCGAAGACCTGTAAAAACACATCGGGCGGCTGCGCCCCTCCCACCTGGAACTTGTCCTGAACTACAAAGCACGGCACCGCCGAGATCTCGTCCGGGATCGCCGCCGTGCGCTCCGCCAGTATGTCGTTCGCCTCGGCAGCATCCAGCCACCGGAGCGCCTGCCCCTGGTCCCTCGCGAGGCCCGCGTCCACGGCTGCTGAAGCGAGGAACCCCCTGTCTGATATGTTGCGGCCCTGCTCAAACACGCCGGAGTAGAGGGCCATGATCAGCCTCCTCAGCGGCGTCCGgcggccgtcgtcgtcgtcaattGCTGCTACTCTTGGTGACCCGGGCGGCGACGGGTACAGATCCTCCTCCAGCCCTAGCGATGCGGCGCCGTCCTGgtggccgctgccgctactCATCTCCGAGGCCCAGAGGAGTAGCTTGTGGGACGCAGCCATGTCGCCCGTCCTGCCGTGCCAGTCAAACGAGATGCCCAGCGGGGCGCCTGCGACCTCGAGACGTCGAAAGAAATCAGCCGCACGGGCCGGTCCGTGGGCCCTGGTGTAGATCTCCCGGTATGTGTACGCTATTAATTTTCCTCACGGACCAAGAGTGCTATTTGTGAGCATCCCACCTAGTAGTCCGGGCCTTTTGGGCGGGGGATCGGGCATTAAAGAGCGGCATTTTTTGTGTTAACTCACTTGATCCCTTGACGTTTGGAAACACAAAGA from Pyricularia oryzae 70-15 chromosome 4, whole genome shotgun sequence includes these protein-coding regions:
- a CDS encoding transcription initiation factor IIE subunit beta → MSSFLERQQKAMAASLAGAASKLSGASKPNSLKRPPPSPSPSVTSTTSAAPGNDGSGSTPKKIKRETTATIFSQPAQTGYGTELGSNIIYIVDNLKEHGKPKSLDDVLGHVNLHRRDDNFKRAVVETLKAHTKVNFIRDPKAEAADPENAWKTGKYEHLPIIPGVKDETSLLRYLSERKTAQGVSVKDLKDGWPSCDETITKLEKAHKLLVVRTKKDGVARTVWIDDPSLHHDVDAEFKLMWHRVEVPPLEDIVRKLAAAGQKPTSDDPQLKVHAVAKDTKKNKKRAVNIKKMTNVHMAGLLKNFDHIKK
- a CDS encoding thioredoxin encodes the protein MSLTYASSSSSRLGSAVFLCQPSITMATFKVDIYSDTACPWCYVGNKSLESAIADFTGQHPEASFELVWHPFFVFPNVKGSTYTYREIYTRAHGPARAADFFRRLEVAGAPLGISFDWHGRTGDMAASHKLLLWASEMSSGSGHQDGAASLGLEEDLYPSPPGSPRVAAIDDDDGRRTPLRRLIMALYSGVFEQGRNISDRGFLASAAVDAGLARDQGQALRWLDAAEANDILAERTAAIPDEISAVPCFVVQDKFQVGGAQPPDVFLQVFERIQREHMSSLVGS